One Streptomyces sp. BA2 DNA window includes the following coding sequences:
- a CDS encoding isopropylmalate synthase has product MSATENRGTIKPRISDATLRDSAHMAGVEFSAKDAAVISDLLVKTGVDLVEVGMVSGPSSKDADLILATHEAVGPERSLTLVVVRDRQQVAAALDEALRLGVRSVMFSIPTSQEHAQLKLASPSAKYLTSIARAAIEGAKERGFHVTFSGEDGARTPQERLVPYVAAGFEAGADRFRLAETVAYLSPWQMEEKIADLTAIDGSEIEIHSHNMLGMAVANSLAAVRAGAQWISATVGGIGERGGNAPLAELLTSLRVIHGDTRFDLTHLTELSKVALAGAGLGEAFQSGPTTPHAFAYELPGQLTSPQAYETLPAELVGNSRELRVRSRLTAPLVKWALAEEGTGIDIDAFTSWLTARQEQDGRPLLDQDAIRKAAVDYQSA; this is encoded by the coding sequence CCGCGGTCATCTCCGACCTGCTGGTCAAGACGGGCGTGGACCTGGTCGAGGTCGGCATGGTGTCGGGACCCTCGTCCAAGGACGCCGACCTCATCCTGGCCACCCACGAGGCGGTCGGCCCCGAACGGAGCCTGACCCTGGTCGTGGTGAGGGACCGCCAGCAGGTCGCGGCGGCACTGGACGAGGCCCTGCGCCTGGGCGTGCGGTCCGTCATGTTCTCCATCCCCACCTCGCAGGAGCACGCCCAGCTCAAGCTGGCCTCGCCGAGCGCCAAGTACCTGACCTCGATCGCACGCGCCGCCATCGAAGGGGCCAAGGAGCGCGGATTCCACGTCACCTTCAGCGGAGAGGACGGCGCCCGCACCCCACAGGAGCGGCTTGTCCCCTACGTCGCCGCCGGCTTCGAGGCCGGAGCCGACCGCTTCCGCCTCGCCGAGACCGTCGCGTATCTCTCTCCCTGGCAGATGGAGGAGAAGATCGCGGACCTCACCGCGATCGACGGATCCGAGATCGAGATCCACTCGCACAACATGCTGGGCATGGCCGTGGCCAACTCACTGGCCGCCGTCCGGGCCGGCGCCCAGTGGATCTCGGCGACGGTCGGCGGCATCGGCGAGCGGGGCGGCAACGCACCCCTGGCCGAACTGCTGACCTCACTGCGCGTCATCCACGGCGACACCCGCTTCGATCTGACCCACCTCACCGAGCTGTCGAAGGTGGCGCTGGCGGGAGCGGGCCTCGGCGAGGCCTTCCAGTCCGGCCCCACCACCCCGCACGCCTTCGCCTACGAACTGCCCGGGCAGCTCACAAGCCCGCAGGCCTACGAGACCCTGCCGGCCGAGCTCGTCGGCAACTCCCGTGAGCTGCGCGTCCGTTCACGCCTGACGGCCCCCCTGGTCAAGTGGGCGCTGGCCGAAGAGGGCACCGGCATCGACATCGACGCCTTCACGTCATGGCTCACGGCGCGCCAGGAGCAGGACGGACGCCCGCTGCTCGACCAGGACGCCATCCGCAAGGCCGCCGTCGACTACCAGTCCGCGTAA
- a CDS encoding ATP-grasp domain-containing protein, with product MGNKIAIVADRISWEERQLIQTAREYGLDVEWVNDESLCLGHPDAPTINHYDAILIRSRSYTRGGLLATQAEASNIRTLNSAAAIQACENKLTLRTVLRTADVPVTDFRLVLSRTDFEKALEELPLPMVLKPVFGGMGKRVALIRDADTAQSLYDYIEDLGHGFEQAALAEPFLDSGTSIRCFVVGRELVAAAEFQSAGEDWRSNAALGNRNRALDHDPALSKIVDSVVNELGEGIYGIDLFHTVEGYVVNEVNHAPAFRTIAQATGVDIPSAISRYLQEILA from the coding sequence ATGGGCAACAAGATCGCCATCGTGGCGGACCGGATCAGCTGGGAAGAACGACAGCTGATCCAGACCGCCCGCGAGTACGGCCTGGACGTCGAGTGGGTCAACGACGAATCCCTGTGCCTCGGGCACCCGGACGCGCCCACGATCAACCACTACGACGCCATCCTGATCCGCAGCCGCAGCTACACCCGCGGCGGGCTGCTGGCCACCCAGGCCGAAGCATCGAACATCCGCACCCTGAACTCGGCCGCGGCCATCCAGGCCTGCGAGAACAAGCTGACCCTGCGCACCGTGCTGCGCACGGCAGACGTGCCGGTCACGGACTTCCGCCTGGTCCTGTCCCGTACGGACTTCGAGAAGGCACTGGAGGAACTCCCTCTGCCCATGGTGCTCAAGCCCGTCTTCGGCGGCATGGGCAAGCGCGTCGCGCTCATCCGTGACGCCGACACCGCCCAGTCCCTCTACGACTACATCGAGGACCTCGGGCACGGCTTCGAGCAGGCTGCCCTCGCCGAGCCGTTCCTGGACAGCGGCACCTCGATCCGCTGCTTCGTCGTCGGCCGTGAACTCGTCGCCGCCGCGGAGTTCCAGAGCGCCGGCGAGGACTGGCGCAGCAACGCCGCCCTCGGCAACCGCAACCGGGCCCTGGACCACGACCCCGCGCTCTCGAAGATCGTGGACAGCGTCGTGAACGAACTCGGCGAAGGCATCTACGGCATCGACCTCTTCCACACGGTCGAGGGCTATGTCGTCAACGAGGTCAACCACGCGCCGGCCTTCCGCACCATCGCCCAGGCGACCGGAGTGGACATCCCATCGGCCATCAGCCGCTATCTGCAGGAGATCCTCGCATGA
- the argC gene encoding N-acetyl-gamma-glutamyl-phosphate reductase, which yields MIRVGIVGSSGFAGGELIRLVSQHPELELTFLGGSSNIGRRPAELHPGLRLDLGLSVEAATTDLSDRCDVVFLATPAEVSAELAPALAEQVACVIDLSGAFRIRTPELHERWYPKVARQAELADRFVYGAPELVGDQMAGASLISLPGCYATAITLGLAPLTLALGLDLKTVLVDGKSGSSGSGQALRTPGLHPYRNGAITPYAPVGHRHAAEVSDFLERSKPGTIGSLTMSAYGVSHVRGLLASSYVLTDDEVDGRELQRAYLRFYKQHRFVRVRRHNETMIPVPDPQAVLGSNYCDVTVMHDPEGGRIVVLSALDNLLKGAAGQAVQALNTRYSLPEETGLTMQPLVPA from the coding sequence ATGATCCGCGTAGGCATAGTCGGCTCCTCAGGGTTCGCCGGCGGTGAACTGATCCGGCTGGTCAGCCAGCACCCCGAGCTGGAACTGACCTTCCTCGGCGGCTCGTCGAACATCGGCCGCCGCCCCGCGGAACTGCATCCGGGCCTGCGCCTGGACCTGGGCCTGAGTGTCGAGGCCGCCACCACGGACCTCTCCGACCGGTGCGACGTGGTGTTCCTGGCCACGCCCGCCGAAGTGTCGGCCGAACTCGCCCCGGCCTTGGCCGAACAGGTCGCGTGCGTGATCGACCTGAGCGGCGCCTTCCGTATCCGCACCCCCGAGCTTCACGAGCGGTGGTACCCCAAGGTGGCGCGGCAGGCCGAACTGGCCGACCGCTTCGTCTACGGTGCGCCCGAGCTCGTCGGCGACCAGATGGCCGGCGCCTCGCTGATCTCGCTGCCCGGCTGCTACGCCACCGCCATCACGCTGGGACTCGCGCCGCTGACTCTCGCGCTCGGCCTCGACCTCAAGACCGTACTCGTCGACGGCAAGAGCGGTTCGAGCGGCAGCGGCCAGGCTCTGCGCACCCCGGGCCTGCACCCCTACCGCAACGGCGCCATCACGCCCTACGCGCCCGTCGGGCACCGGCACGCCGCCGAGGTCAGCGACTTCCTGGAGCGCAGCAAGCCGGGCACCATCGGCTCCTTGACGATGTCGGCCTACGGCGTCTCACACGTGCGAGGACTGCTCGCCAGTTCCTACGTCCTGACCGACGACGAGGTCGACGGCCGCGAGCTGCAGCGCGCCTACCTGCGCTTCTACAAGCAGCACCGGTTCGTCCGCGTCCGCAGGCACAACGAGACGATGATCCCCGTCCCGGACCCGCAGGCGGTCCTGGGGTCCAACTACTGCGACGTGACCGTGATGCACGACCCCGAAGGGGGCCGCATCGTCGTCCTTTCCGCACTGGACAACCTCCTCAAGGGCGCGGCCGGCCAAGCCGTCCAGGCGCTCAACACGCGCTACTCCCTTCCGGAAGAAACGGGGCTGACCATGCAGCCGCTGGTGCCGGCATGA
- a CDS encoding lysine biosynthesis protein LysW, producing the protein MSTPTSTLTGECPECETDVTTPPMVQGETIACPECMLTLRVEDVQDGTLALQMVEVKLRDWGQ; encoded by the coding sequence ATGTCCACGCCCACGTCCACGCTCACCGGTGAATGCCCCGAGTGCGAGACCGACGTCACGACCCCGCCGATGGTCCAGGGCGAAACCATCGCCTGCCCCGAGTGCATGCTCACGCTGCGCGTCGAGGACGTCCAGGACGGCACGCTCGCCCTGCAGATGGTCGAGGTGAAGCTCCGCGACTGGGGCCAGTAG